The Paenibacillus sp. RUD330 genome has a segment encoding these proteins:
- a CDS encoding class I SAM-dependent methyltransferase, which translates to MNLDWICYDPVFETDALSPLFRSESAWRGHLRFGYDFIRNARPAAVVELGTHYGASFFSFCQGAKDGSPDTRLHAVDTWEGDIHSGAYGGEVFSLVSRAAALYPQAALRRAAFDEALNAFADGSIDLLHIDGLHTYEAVRRDYESWLPKLAEDGIVLLHDTEVRLADFGVWKLWEELAALHPSRRFQHSAGLGILAPKGLSDAAKSLFAEWQSLNRYYMDTE; encoded by the coding sequence TTGAACCTCGATTGGATCTGCTACGACCCGGTCTTTGAAACCGACGCGCTGTCTCCCCTGTTCCGCTCCGAATCCGCATGGAGAGGCCATCTCCGCTTCGGCTACGATTTCATCCGCAACGCCCGGCCCGCCGCCGTCGTGGAGCTCGGAACCCATTACGGAGCTTCCTTTTTCAGCTTCTGCCAAGGCGCCAAGGACGGATCTCCCGATACAAGGCTTCATGCGGTCGATACCTGGGAGGGGGATATCCACTCCGGCGCTTACGGCGGCGAGGTGTTCAGCCTCGTCTCGAGGGCTGCGGCGCTGTACCCGCAAGCAGCGCTGCGCCGGGCGGCGTTCGACGAGGCTCTCAATGCCTTTGCGGACGGCTCCATCGATCTGCTCCACATCGACGGCCTCCATACGTACGAAGCGGTTCGCCGCGATTACGAGAGCTGGCTGCCGAAGCTGGCCGAGGATGGCATCGTGCTGCTGCATGACACGGAGGTCAGGCTCGCGGACTTCGGCGTCTGGAAGCTGTGGGAAGAGCTGGCGGCGCTCCATCCCTCCAGGCGCTTCCAGCATTCCGCCGGTCTCGGCATTCTGGCTCCCAAAGGTCTCTCCGATGCGGCCAAGTCCCTGTTCGCCGAATGGCAGTCGTTGAACCGCTACTATATGGACACGGAATAG
- a CDS encoding class I SAM-dependent methyltransferase — MKQNKYDDKDFFSSYSQMPRSLGGLDAAGEWSTLRGMLPGLKGKRVLDLGCGFGWHCRYARQHGARSVLGLDLSENMLQRAREMTDDPAIEYRRSAIEDIDFSEGEFDVAISSLALHYVEDFAGAVRKISSALAPGGDFILSVEHPVYTALAAQDWHYGPDGEKLHWPLDRYHDQGLRNSRFLGSDVIKYHRTVSSYLNALIEGGFDIRMLSELAPTGEMLEANPAWAEEVRRPMFFLIAAKKR, encoded by the coding sequence ATGAAGCAAAACAAATACGACGACAAGGATTTTTTCTCCAGCTACAGCCAAATGCCCCGCTCCTTGGGCGGCCTGGATGCCGCCGGAGAATGGAGCACGCTGCGCGGCATGCTGCCCGGCCTCAAAGGCAAGCGGGTGCTCGATCTCGGCTGCGGCTTCGGCTGGCATTGCCGCTATGCGAGGCAGCATGGAGCCCGGTCGGTGCTGGGCTTGGATCTGTCGGAGAATATGCTGCAGCGGGCCCGGGAGATGACCGACGACCCCGCCATCGAATACCGCCGGTCGGCGATTGAGGACATTGATTTTTCCGAAGGGGAATTCGATGTCGCCATCAGCTCGCTCGCTCTTCATTACGTGGAGGACTTTGCCGGCGCCGTGCGCAAAATCAGCTCTGCACTCGCGCCGGGAGGGGACTTCATCCTATCGGTGGAGCATCCCGTCTATACGGCCCTCGCGGCGCAGGACTGGCATTACGGCCCGGACGGCGAAAAGCTGCACTGGCCTCTGGACCGCTATCATGATCAGGGCCTGCGGAATTCCCGCTTTCTCGGCAGCGACGTCATCAAGTACCATCGTACCGTCTCCTCTTACCTGAACGCCCTCATTGAAGGGGGCTTTGACATCAGGATGCTGTCGGAGCTTGCGCCGACCGGGGAGATGCTGGAGGCGAATCCGGCTTGGGCGGAGGAAGTCCGGCGGCCGATGTTCTTCCTGATCGCGGCGAAGAAGCGGTGA
- a CDS encoding HAMP domain-containing histidine kinase, translating into MRSLVWKWMLSYLLIGILIIASLTAATSWLIQQKAYERSWKQLADAGQDIQLLFDQVQEGRLKPAAFRERLQQLEKHGSLQISIQGKRYNFSKAGIQEVGARPDVREWVRTVMEGGTIQEKKVYARQQGTTMLIRGFPLQSGGETAASCFVYRPVKEAVRYVGPLQRALWLVSLVFAIPVSLVLWLVSRAFTRPVLELSRVARSYSEGRFEARARYRGRDELADLAGTIHGMADKLGRVEAGRRRFIGDLTHELRTPLTTVRAALQGMDDGIMSEAEKSEFTRLALSETRRLQRLIDDLTELTEFEEHVVRYRMTAFNLGELLQQCVLQLTPAAEEAGMSLSWQGWTVRENSLPVRFRGDQQRIRQVVLNLIGNAIRHNDAGTAIAVSGFQDGSQVGFAVRDDGRGIPEEMLPRIWDRFMKADGSRSGSSGSGLGLTISRHITEAHGGRIEVTSTAGEGTSFHVVFPSAGDDTSMT; encoded by the coding sequence ATGAGATCGCTCGTATGGAAATGGATGCTGTCCTATCTGCTCATCGGAATTCTCATCATCGCGAGCCTGACGGCGGCGACCAGCTGGCTCATCCAGCAGAAAGCCTATGAGCGGAGCTGGAAGCAGCTCGCCGACGCCGGCCAGGACATTCAGCTTCTGTTCGACCAGGTGCAGGAAGGCCGCCTGAAGCCTGCCGCCTTCCGCGAGCGGCTGCAGCAGCTCGAGAAGCATGGCTCGCTTCAGATCAGCATCCAAGGCAAGCGGTACAATTTCTCGAAGGCAGGCATCCAAGAGGTCGGAGCCCGGCCCGATGTCCGCGAATGGGTGCGGACGGTCATGGAGGGCGGCACGATCCAGGAGAAGAAGGTTTACGCCCGCCAGCAAGGAACGACGATGCTGATCCGCGGCTTTCCGCTGCAGAGCGGAGGAGAAACCGCCGCTTCCTGCTTCGTCTACCGCCCGGTCAAGGAAGCCGTCCGTTATGTCGGTCCGCTGCAGAGGGCTCTCTGGCTCGTATCCCTCGTATTTGCGATTCCCGTCTCCCTCGTGCTGTGGCTCGTCTCCCGCGCCTTCACCCGTCCGGTGCTGGAGCTGAGCCGGGTCGCCCGGAGCTATTCGGAAGGCCGGTTCGAGGCAAGAGCGCGCTACCGCGGCCGCGACGAGCTCGCCGATCTGGCCGGCACGATCCATGGCATGGCGGACAAGCTCGGGCGGGTAGAGGCCGGCAGGCGGCGCTTCATCGGGGATCTCACCCACGAGCTGCGGACGCCGCTGACGACCGTACGGGCCGCCCTGCAAGGCATGGACGACGGCATCATGAGCGAGGCGGAGAAGTCGGAATTCACGCGGCTTGCCCTCTCGGAAACCCGGCGGCTGCAGCGGCTGATCGACGACCTGACCGAGCTGACGGAGTTTGAGGAGCATGTCGTCCGCTACCGGATGACCGCCTTCAATCTCGGGGAGCTGCTTCAGCAATGCGTGCTCCAGCTGACCCCGGCCGCTGAGGAAGCGGGAATGTCGCTATCCTGGCAAGGCTGGACGGTCCGAGAGAACTCGCTGCCGGTTCGATTTCGAGGGGATCAGCAGCGGATCCGCCAGGTCGTCCTGAACCTGATCGGCAACGCGATCCGCCATAACGATGCGGGAACCGCCATCGCCGTGTCGGGCTTCCAGGACGGCAGCCAGGTCGGATTCGCCGTCCGGGATGACGGTCGAGGGATTCCGGAGGAGATGCTTCCCCGCATCTGGGACCGGTTCATGAAAGCCGACGGCAGCAGGAGCGGCAGCTCCGGCTCGGGGCTCGGGCTTACGATCAGCCGCCATATCACGGAAGCGCATGGAGGAAGGATCGAAGTGACATCCACGGCCGGCGAGGGCACTTCTTTCCACGTTGTCTTTCCTTCGGCGGGCGATGACACATCCATGACATAA
- a CDS encoding response regulator transcription factor — translation MTDRILIVDDDASIVRITALYMRKSGYEPEAAADGRAALDMLENGEYALILLDLMLPKLNGWEVCRKLRAEGSRIPVIMMTARGQLEERIEGLQLGADDYIVKPFDPRELMARVDAVLRRSRGGQPPASGAACRAGNLRLDAERRSVTLGGRMIDLPRREFDLLQELIRHPGLVCSRSELIERIWGLDFEGDDRVVDLYVQRLRRRLQPAQGWSISTVWGVGYKLDRTDEA, via the coding sequence GTGACGGATCGAATTCTTATCGTGGACGACGATGCTTCCATCGTCCGCATTACAGCTCTCTACATGAGGAAAAGCGGGTATGAACCGGAGGCGGCGGCAGACGGAAGGGCCGCTCTGGACATGCTGGAGAACGGAGAATATGCCCTGATCCTGCTCGATCTCATGCTTCCGAAGCTGAACGGCTGGGAGGTATGCCGGAAGCTTCGGGCGGAAGGCAGCCGGATTCCGGTCATCATGATGACCGCCCGCGGCCAGCTGGAGGAGAGGATCGAGGGCCTGCAGCTCGGAGCGGACGATTACATCGTCAAGCCGTTCGACCCCCGCGAGCTGATGGCCCGGGTGGACGCCGTGCTCAGGCGCTCCCGCGGCGGACAGCCGCCGGCATCCGGAGCCGCATGCCGCGCCGGCAATCTGCGCCTGGATGCGGAACGCCGGTCGGTGACGCTCGGGGGCCGCATGATCGACCTTCCCCGGCGTGAATTCGACCTGCTGCAGGAGCTGATCCGCCATCCCGGGCTCGTGTGCAGCCGCAGCGAGCTGATCGAGCGGATATGGGGCTTGGATTTCGAAGGCGACGACCGGGTCGTGGACTTGTATGTGCAGAGGCTGAGGCGGAGGCTGCAGCCGGCGCAAGGCTGGTCGATCTCGACCGTCTGGGGCGTCGGCTACAAGCTCGACCGGACGGACGAAGCATGA
- the gpmA gene encoding 2,3-diphosphoglycerate-dependent phosphoglycerate mutase translates to MIKIVLVRHGQSEYNAQNRFTGWTDVDLTDSGKEEARRAGEILRQNDYVFDVAYTSVLKRAIRTLWIIQDEMSLLWIPTDKTWMLNERHYGALQGLNKEETAQKYGEEQVHLWRRSVTVRPPALDKDDERYEGRDPRYKDIKDRVPVTENLDDTEQRVLDYWREKVEPSLHENRRVLIVAHGNTIRALVRYLDDIPGDGIATLNIPTGTPLVYELGDDLKPVRHYYLEENKEKTDVKEAAQGAPDVRSE, encoded by the coding sequence ATGATCAAAATTGTGCTTGTCCGCCATGGACAGAGCGAATACAACGCGCAAAACCGCTTTACGGGGTGGACCGACGTCGATCTGACCGACAGCGGCAAGGAGGAGGCCCGCCGGGCCGGGGAGATTCTCCGTCAGAACGACTATGTGTTCGACGTCGCTTATACGTCGGTGCTGAAGCGCGCCATCCGGACGCTCTGGATCATCCAGGATGAAATGAGCCTGCTCTGGATTCCGACGGACAAGACTTGGATGCTCAACGAACGGCATTACGGCGCCCTGCAGGGGCTCAACAAGGAGGAGACCGCGCAGAAGTACGGGGAAGAGCAGGTCCATCTGTGGCGCAGATCCGTGACCGTCAGGCCGCCTGCGCTGGATAAGGACGATGAGCGCTATGAGGGAAGGGATCCCCGCTACAAGGATATCAAGGACCGGGTGCCGGTGACGGAGAATCTGGACGATACGGAGCAGAGGGTGCTGGATTATTGGAGAGAGAAGGTCGAGCCCTCGCTCCATGAGAACCGGCGGGTGCTGATCGTCGCTCATGGCAACACGATCCGGGCGCTGGTCCGCTATCTGGACGACATTCCGGGCGACGGCATCGCGACGCTGAACATTCCGACGGGAACGCCGCTCGTGTACGAGCTCGGGGACGATCTGAAGCCGGTCCGTCATTACTATCTGGAGGAAAACAAGGAAAAGACCGACGTCAAGGAAGCGGCTCAAGGCGCTCCCGACGTCCGGTCGGAATAG
- a CDS encoding aminoglycoside phosphotransferase family protein, whose amino-acid sequence MTAYIKPSVAESEVEDVVKAHLGSIATEIMSMDGGNLSSVFSFNHEGKGHVIKFSDLDGAYATERFLSELLSGQGIPYPRCLGQGKHGNLAYVIMERIDGGSLAACTPEQQAGQLPELIGILTRLNQVDIGVTSGYGWIGPDGNGMHPTWKDYLAASFAEDQTGTFWDNWHGLFRSTCLEKDVFDECYSRLIAYAPYNEPHRSFIHGDFHQWNILSSGDRITGIIDGNCAYGDCLVDLAILDRHMETLGVVRAYREFQEKAGIAIPDFNERLLGAYYMKGLDGLRFYAKMGWTDAYNGTRDFLLRLDC is encoded by the coding sequence ATGACGGCCTATATCAAGCCAAGCGTGGCTGAAAGCGAAGTCGAGGACGTGGTGAAGGCTCATCTGGGATCCATCGCGACGGAGATCATGTCCATGGACGGCGGCAACTTGAGCAGCGTCTTCTCCTTCAACCACGAAGGAAAAGGGCATGTCATCAAATTCAGCGACCTGGATGGAGCCTACGCGACCGAACGGTTCCTATCGGAGCTGCTGTCCGGCCAGGGAATCCCGTATCCCCGCTGTTTGGGACAAGGGAAGCATGGAAACCTGGCCTACGTCATCATGGAGCGGATCGATGGCGGCAGCCTCGCGGCTTGCACCCCCGAGCAGCAAGCCGGGCAGCTGCCGGAGCTTATCGGAATTTTGACGCGGCTCAATCAGGTGGACATAGGGGTTACGAGCGGCTACGGGTGGATCGGGCCGGACGGCAACGGGATGCATCCGACCTGGAAAGACTACTTGGCGGCCTCGTTCGCGGAGGATCAGACAGGCACCTTCTGGGACAACTGGCATGGCCTGTTCCGCAGCACTTGCCTGGAAAAGGATGTGTTCGACGAGTGCTACAGCCGGCTGATCGCATACGCGCCTTACAATGAACCGCACCGCAGCTTCATCCATGGAGATTTTCACCAATGGAACATTCTGTCCAGCGGCGACCGCATTACCGGCATCATTGACGGCAACTGCGCCTATGGCGATTGTCTTGTCGATCTCGCGATTCTGGACCGGCATATGGAGACGCTCGGAGTCGTCCGCGCCTACCGGGAGTTCCAGGAGAAAGCAGGAATCGCGATTCCCGATTTCAACGAGAGGCTGCTGGGAGCCTACTATATGAAAGGTCTGGACGGCCTGCGCTTTTATGCGAAAATGGGCTGGACCGATGCCTACAACGGCACCCGCGACTTCCTTCTGCGCTTGGACTGTTAA
- a CDS encoding winged helix-turn-helix domain-containing protein, producing MSEQTGHVLQQFEACIPLLEVLTDAGRQAIILLLAQHKSGLNVNTISSHMKLSRPAVSHHLKVLKQAGYIEAEKKGVENVYVLTVRKPLERLKSLIAAIEAECSGSR from the coding sequence ATGAGCGAGCAAACCGGGCATGTCCTGCAGCAATTCGAAGCATGCATTCCTTTGCTGGAGGTGTTGACCGATGCCGGCCGCCAAGCCATCATCTTGCTGCTGGCGCAGCACAAATCGGGACTCAACGTGAATACGATATCCAGCCATATGAAGCTGTCCAGACCGGCCGTTTCCCATCATCTGAAGGTGCTGAAGCAGGCCGGCTATATCGAGGCCGAGAAGAAGGGCGTCGAAAATGTTTATGTGCTTACTGTGCGCAAGCCGCTTGAACGGCTCAAGTCGTTGATTGCGGCCATTGAAGCCGAGTGCAGCGGATCTCGGTGA
- a CDS encoding NADP-dependent oxidoreductase — translation MKAMVIEKYGKNSPLVMAERPVPSIGGHDVLVEIHAASLNPIDFKIKEGKVKLLLKYTFPLVLGNDFSGTVVETGEAVRTFKVGDQVYGRPRKNRIGTLAEYIAVHEDDLSLKPRNLSFEEAASIPLVGLTAYQAFTDILKLQKGQKILIHAGAGGVGTFAIQLAKAMGAYVATTASDKGYELVKSLGADRIINYRKEKAEELLAGYDAVFDTLGGAALEKSFRILKEGGQVVSISGVPNAAFGKEQQLGWIKTALLAFVSRRITALAKKSRTSYRYLFMKPSGAQLNLLKEMLESGRIKPVIDKVFRLEDAGQALQYLEGGSAKGKVVIRIKPSE, via the coding sequence ATGAAGGCTATGGTCATTGAAAAGTATGGAAAGAACAGTCCCTTGGTGATGGCGGAACGGCCTGTGCCTTCTATAGGCGGGCATGACGTGCTGGTGGAAATTCATGCGGCCAGCTTGAATCCGATCGACTTCAAGATCAAGGAAGGGAAAGTGAAGCTCCTGCTGAAGTACACATTTCCTCTTGTTTTGGGAAATGATTTCTCCGGAACCGTCGTCGAGACAGGCGAGGCGGTGAGGACATTCAAGGTCGGAGACCAGGTCTACGGGAGGCCCCGCAAAAACAGGATCGGAACACTGGCCGAATATATCGCCGTTCATGAGGATGACCTTTCCCTGAAACCGCGGAATCTAAGCTTTGAAGAGGCGGCCTCCATTCCGCTCGTCGGACTTACCGCTTATCAAGCGTTCACCGATATTCTCAAGCTTCAGAAAGGCCAAAAAATCTTGATTCACGCAGGGGCCGGAGGCGTCGGAACGTTCGCGATTCAGCTGGCCAAAGCAATGGGCGCCTATGTCGCCACGACGGCCAGCGATAAAGGCTATGAGCTGGTCAAATCGCTTGGCGCCGATCGGATCATCAATTACAGGAAAGAAAAGGCTGAAGAGCTGCTTGCCGGGTATGACGCGGTGTTCGACACTTTAGGAGGAGCCGCCCTGGAAAAGTCGTTCCGGATCTTGAAGGAAGGCGGGCAGGTCGTCTCCATATCGGGAGTGCCGAACGCCGCCTTCGGTAAAGAACAACAGCTCGGCTGGATAAAAACGGCCTTGTTGGCCTTCGTCAGCCGCAGGATCACTGCGCTGGCAAAAAAAAGCCGGACGAGCTACCGCTACCTGTTCATGAAGCCGAGCGGAGCGCAATTGAACCTTTTAAAAGAAATGCTCGAGAGCGGCCGCATCAAGCCGGTGATAGACAAAGTCTTCCGATTAGAGGATGCCGGGCAAGCTCTTCAGTATTTGGAAGGCGGAAGCGCCAAGGGAAAGGTGGTCATCCGGATCAAACCGTCGGAATGA
- a CDS encoding GNAT family N-acetyltransferase yields METSWIREARVEDYRDIYLLNLDFNPNLHAFSEESVKKKIELLAARTNDVVFVCEQGGQVIGYIHGSPYELLFSVSLVNILGFVVKESRRNQGIGGKLMRHLEQWGQVHGFSGIKLLSHPSRTTAHRFYEKRGFRFTKDQKNFIKIWQE; encoded by the coding sequence ATGGAAACAAGCTGGATCAGGGAAGCCAGGGTCGAAGACTATCGCGACATCTACCTGTTAAATCTGGATTTCAACCCGAATCTGCATGCGTTCTCCGAGGAGAGCGTGAAGAAAAAGATCGAACTCCTGGCGGCCAGAACGAACGATGTCGTTTTTGTCTGCGAACAGGGCGGCCAGGTGATCGGGTATATCCACGGCAGTCCGTATGAGCTGCTTTTTTCCGTCTCTCTGGTCAACATCCTGGGATTCGTCGTCAAAGAAAGCCGACGAAACCAAGGAATAGGCGGCAAGCTGATGAGGCATCTGGAGCAATGGGGACAGGTGCATGGATTTTCGGGCATCAAGCTGCTGTCCCATCCAAGCCGGACAACGGCTCATCGATTCTATGAGAAACGCGGCTTTAGGTTCACGAAGGACCAAAAGAACTTCATCAAAATTTGGCAGGAATGA
- a CDS encoding ABC transporter substrate-binding protein, with amino-acid sequence MGRKRMWASALLAVALMTAAGCGAKNTNEGGSASPAPSAGGAAEGKTYSIAISQIVEHPSLDATREGFLAALKDAGIVEGDNLKVDFNNAQGDQSNNLSIAQKIASGKNDLVLAIATPSAQAVAEKVKNAPILFAAVTDPLDAKLVTSLDKPGGNISGASDTNPDAIVQLMDFIASDFPNVKSVGLVINEGESNAVIMAKNAEQALAKHDIKLVKAPVSNTSEVKQAAESLVGRADALFTTLDNTVISGVDTIIQVANAKKLPFFSSDRDTVEKGAFATVGFKYYDHGYQVGQMAAEVLKDGKKVGDMKVSMQEKLDLILNLKAAEAQGIAVTDDMKAKVKDQASNIIQ; translated from the coding sequence ATGGGAAGAAAAAGAATGTGGGCATCCGCGCTCCTCGCGGTCGCCTTGATGACGGCGGCAGGCTGCGGGGCAAAAAACACGAATGAGGGCGGCTCGGCAAGCCCGGCTCCGTCCGCTGGAGGCGCAGCGGAAGGCAAAACGTATTCCATCGCCATCTCGCAAATCGTGGAGCATCCGTCTCTGGATGCGACGCGCGAAGGCTTCCTCGCCGCCTTGAAGGATGCCGGCATCGTGGAGGGCGACAACCTCAAGGTCGACTTCAACAACGCTCAGGGCGACCAAAGCAACAACCTGTCGATCGCTCAGAAGATCGCCTCCGGCAAGAACGATCTCGTGCTCGCCATCGCGACTCCATCCGCGCAGGCTGTAGCGGAGAAGGTCAAAAACGCGCCGATCCTGTTCGCGGCCGTCACAGATCCGCTCGACGCCAAGCTCGTCACGAGCCTGGACAAGCCCGGCGGCAACATCTCCGGAGCTTCCGACACGAACCCGGACGCCATCGTGCAGCTGATGGACTTCATCGCCTCCGACTTTCCGAATGTGAAATCCGTCGGCCTCGTCATCAACGAAGGCGAGTCCAACGCCGTCATCATGGCCAAAAACGCCGAGCAGGCGCTCGCCAAGCATGACATCAAGCTGGTGAAGGCGCCGGTATCCAACACTTCCGAGGTGAAGCAGGCGGCCGAGTCGCTTGTAGGACGCGCGGACGCGCTCTTCACAACGCTCGACAACACGGTCATCAGCGGCGTCGACACGATCATCCAGGTGGCGAATGCCAAGAAGCTTCCTTTCTTCTCCAGCGACCGCGATACGGTCGAGAAGGGCGCCTTCGCCACAGTCGGCTTCAAATACTACGACCACGGTTATCAGGTCGGACAAATGGCGGCCGAGGTGCTGAAGGACGGCAAGAAGGTAGGGGACATGAAGGTAAGCATGCAGGAGAAGCTCGACCTCATCCTCAATCTCAAAGCCGCAGAGGCCCAGGGCATTGCCGTTACCGACGATATGAAGGCCAAAGTGAAAGACCAGGCATCCAACATCATCCAATAG
- a CDS encoding ABC transporter permease, translating to MASLILSLNGAVALGLMYALMALGVYITYRILDFPDLTVDGSFTTGAGIAAVLLTHGWSPWIATLAAFGGGMAAGACTGLLHTKGKVNGLLAGILMMIALYSINMRIMGKPNVSISGEHTLLGSIAGSEWLTFGGVSWFYPVVLLAVAVAAKLLLDGFLHTDLGLALRATGDNKRMIRSFGGNTDRSTVLGVSLSNGLVALSGALIAQDASFADINMGIGMIVIGLASVIIGEALLGARGVFMTTLAVVVGAVVYRIVIALALRSDFLHLEASDLKLITAAIVIIALVIPTVNRSMKQKRQARRRTAELAAGTAGRREA from the coding sequence GTGGCTTCCTTGATCCTATCCCTGAACGGAGCGGTTGCGCTTGGGCTCATGTACGCCCTGATGGCGCTCGGGGTCTACATCACGTATCGCATCCTTGATTTTCCCGATTTGACGGTAGACGGCAGCTTCACGACGGGAGCCGGCATCGCAGCCGTGCTCCTGACGCATGGCTGGTCGCCGTGGATTGCCACGCTTGCCGCCTTCGGGGGCGGAATGGCAGCCGGCGCCTGCACAGGGCTGCTGCATACGAAGGGCAAGGTCAACGGCCTGCTGGCCGGCATCCTCATGATGATCGCCTTGTATTCCATCAATATGAGAATCATGGGCAAGCCGAACGTGTCCATCTCGGGCGAGCACACGCTGCTCGGCAGCATCGCGGGCTCCGAATGGCTGACCTTCGGCGGCGTCTCCTGGTTCTATCCCGTCGTGCTGCTCGCCGTGGCGGTTGCCGCCAAGCTCCTTCTGGACGGGTTCCTGCACACCGATCTCGGCCTGGCGCTGCGGGCGACAGGCGACAACAAGCGGATGATCCGCAGCTTCGGCGGCAACACGGACCGCTCCACCGTGCTCGGCGTCAGCCTTTCCAACGGTCTCGTGGCGCTGTCCGGCGCGCTCATCGCGCAGGATGCCAGCTTCGCGGACATCAACATGGGCATCGGCATGATCGTCATCGGCCTCGCTTCCGTCATCATCGGCGAGGCTCTGCTCGGCGCTCGCGGCGTCTTCATGACGACGCTCGCCGTGGTGGTCGGCGCCGTCGTCTACCGGATCGTCATCGCGCTGGCGCTGCGTTCCGACTTCCTTCACCTGGAGGCGTCGGATCTCAAGCTGATCACGGCGGCGATCGTCATCATCGCGCTCGTCATTCCTACGGTCAACCGGTCGATGAAGCAGAAGCGGCAGGCGCGCAGGCGCACCGCCGAGCTTGCGGCCGGGACTGCCGGAAGGAGGGAAGCCTGA
- a CDS encoding ATP-binding cassette domain-containing protein: MLHVQSVSKLFNPGTPDEKVALMNIGLRLKAGDFVTVIGSNGAGKSTLMNMISGVMKPDIGRISIADEDVTGVSESSRSRWIGRVFQDPMAGTAPNMTIEENLAMAYKRGKPRGLGWAVSGAKRGLFRQELSRLGIGLENRLRAKVGLLSGGERQALSLLMATFTKPDILLLDEHTAALDPARAELITRLTESIVRDMGLTTLMVTHNMEQAIRLGNRLIMMDKGRIILDIPESRKQGLTVQELLREFEGISGQKLSDDRLILG, encoded by the coding sequence ATGCTGCATGTGCAATCGGTATCCAAGCTGTTCAACCCCGGCACGCCCGACGAGAAGGTCGCGCTCATGAACATCGGCCTGCGGCTGAAGGCGGGAGATTTCGTCACGGTCATCGGCAGCAACGGAGCGGGGAAGTCGACGCTCATGAATATGATCTCCGGCGTCATGAAGCCCGACATCGGACGCATCTCCATCGCCGATGAGGACGTGACGGGAGTTTCCGAATCGAGCCGGAGCCGCTGGATCGGACGCGTCTTCCAGGATCCCATGGCCGGCACCGCGCCGAACATGACGATCGAAGAGAATCTGGCGATGGCCTACAAGCGCGGCAAGCCGCGCGGACTGGGCTGGGCGGTGTCGGGAGCGAAGCGCGGACTGTTCCGACAGGAGCTCAGCCGCCTCGGCATCGGGCTGGAGAACCGGCTGCGCGCCAAGGTCGGCCTGCTGTCCGGCGGCGAGCGCCAGGCGCTCAGCCTGCTGATGGCCACCTTCACCAAGCCGGACATCCTGCTGCTCGACGAGCATACGGCCGCGCTCGATCCGGCGAGGGCGGAGCTGATCACCCGGCTGACGGAAAGCATCGTGCGCGACATGGGCCTTACGACGCTGATGGTCACCCACAACATGGAGCAGGCCATCCGGCTCGGCAACCGGCTGATCATGATGGACAAAGGCCGCATCATCCTCGATATTCCCGAGAGCCGCAAGCAGGGACTCACGGTCCAGGAGCTGCTGAGGGAGTTCGAGGGCATCAGCGGCCAGAAGCTGTCGGACGACCGGCTCATCCTGGGCTAG
- a CDS encoding HAD-IA family hydrolase, translating to MKMDSIPDREPQSSPRPQLVLDAGGVLVTNLTPSMWRELADISGHGYGELRDSYKRDIAGRLWTGEQAAPEFYRWIAGFHPDWTEGDAEKLLRSHLLPLPAMDRLPELARSADVHLLSNHVSEWLRPVLEPAAEWLASLTISSEEGLSKPDPALLERCAGKLEPGAPVLFVDDSPRNVAAAEAFGWHALLADDDGLWVDAASERLRAMKL from the coding sequence ATGAAGATGGATTCCATCCCTGACCGCGAGCCCCAGTCCTCTCCGCGGCCGCAGCTCGTGCTTGATGCGGGAGGCGTGCTCGTCACCAATCTGACGCCTTCCATGTGGCGGGAGCTGGCGGATATAAGCGGCCATGGCTACGGCGAGCTGAGGGACAGTTACAAGCGCGATATAGCGGGAAGGCTGTGGACGGGAGAGCAGGCTGCGCCGGAATTTTACCGCTGGATCGCCGGCTTCCATCCCGATTGGACGGAAGGGGACGCAGAGAAGCTGCTGAGATCCCATCTTCTGCCGCTGCCCGCCATGGACAGGCTGCCGGAGCTGGCACGGTCGGCCGACGTGCATCTGCTCAGCAACCATGTCTCGGAATGGCTTCGGCCGGTGCTGGAGCCGGCAGCGGAATGGCTTGCGAGCTTGACGATCTCCAGCGAGGAAGGTCTGAGCAAGCCGGATCCGGCGCTGCTGGAGCGGTGCGCGGGCAAGCTGGAGCCGGGCGCTCCGGTCCTGTTCGTGGATGACTCGCCCCGCAATGTCGCGGCCGCCGAGGCGTTCGGCTGGCATGCGCTGCTTGCGGACGATGACGGTCTGTGGGTGGATGCGGCGTCTGAGCGGCTGCGCGCCATGAAGCTTTGA